The proteins below are encoded in one region of Aequorivita iocasae:
- a CDS encoding VOC family protein → MKNYLGRIVLLVENYERSATFYEVNFGFKRMFDVTTDVGQRFLHLGSEPLDSLGIWFLKADTKKQRERIGNQTGEQPTMVIYTTDIETLYERLLSNKVKLKTEIVKTPEYSFFHCYDMDGNEIIVSELND, encoded by the coding sequence ATGAAAAACTATTTAGGTAGAATAGTACTACTTGTAGAAAACTATGAAAGATCTGCGACTTTCTATGAAGTGAACTTTGGCTTTAAACGAATGTTTGATGTAACTACGGATGTAGGGCAACGGTTCTTGCATTTGGGCAGTGAACCTCTCGATTCCTTAGGGATTTGGTTTTTAAAGGCAGATACTAAAAAACAAAGAGAACGGATAGGCAATCAAACTGGGGAACAGCCAACAATGGTAATTTATACCACTGATATTGAAACGCTTTATGAACGACTACTAAGTAATAAGGTAAAATTGAAAACGGAAATTGTTAAGACCCCGGAATATTCTTTTTTCCATTGCTATGATATGGATGGCAATGAGATTATTGTTTCTGAATTGAACGATTAG
- a CDS encoding T9SS type A sorting domain-containing protein, with the protein MKSNLLFTLVLSSFNLLLAQTTFEEKIITDNSYVIRPSDAFFGDIDGDGDLDIMTAGNSNVVWYENTDGQGTYGIRKLIKNYPFTHYVAAPFLADIDGDGDLDAIVSNNYANRIVWFKNLDGLGNFGVERNISDFKGSVYFDDIDSDGDLDLLSSHYFNGNRVVWLENLNGLGQFGSQTIVDGDVAEAISLKTADLDGDGDKDILLATYYDNSLIWYENLDGNGTFGLKRIISSGVSEPTSVFAADIDNDGDHDIISTSNINDFVAWQENIDGAGNFGPLQYIGSNIDGAIGINVEDIDSDGDNDVFFAAKNDNYFGFFENLNGQGSFSSARIVSDKVSLPTGIKIADVDNDGNLDVMCIAAKSAKISWYKNEDGMGNFGNQNIIVEDVDYIEKITSADLDGDGDLDLISASNNDYASGNSLIAWFENIDGHGNFGKPKGIDYPNHAVYIRAADVDGDNDIDLIAGTHSPNIKKIVWYENLDGLGNFGPVNDISNSVVNILTALEVADIDGDNDIDILFRSSSSFGWMENTDGLGNFNVQHDLPSFAGTYSDTFPADLDNDGDIDILSLRFSGTGQATWLKNLDGMGNFSDEILIYQLAGGRVRLLNAVDMDMDGDMDVVIGATDSDENLIWVENTDGNGSFGNVTVITQEGLPNEVAFGDLDNDNDMDVAFTHYYQNKIGWIENIDGQGNFGAEIILTDNVYEANDVLITDLDGDLDMDIVASSYIDCQIIWYKNTFILSLLQNSTFSFSIYPNPTTQIVNIESATKIVGAKIYNNLGQLLLSESDPNGINFLNIDNLYTGIYFLKVTDTAQKSSTKKFIKQN; encoded by the coding sequence ATGAAATCAAATCTTTTATTCACATTAGTCCTCTCCTCATTTAATCTTTTATTGGCTCAGACCACTTTTGAAGAAAAGATCATAACAGATAATAGTTATGTTATTAGACCCAGTGATGCTTTTTTTGGTGATATTGACGGGGATGGTGATTTGGACATTATGACCGCTGGAAATAGCAATGTAGTTTGGTATGAAAATACCGATGGTCAAGGAACATATGGAATAAGAAAGTTAATAAAAAACTATCCTTTTACTCATTATGTAGCTGCTCCATTTTTAGCCGATATAGATGGAGATGGGGATTTGGACGCCATAGTGAGTAATAATTACGCTAATAGAATTGTTTGGTTCAAAAATCTGGATGGACTTGGAAATTTTGGAGTAGAGCGTAATATTTCAGATTTTAAAGGATCAGTTTATTTTGATGATATTGATTCTGATGGCGATTTAGATTTATTGTCGTCACACTACTTTAATGGAAATAGAGTAGTATGGCTTGAAAATTTAAATGGGTTGGGCCAATTTGGAAGTCAGACTATTGTAGATGGCGATGTTGCAGAAGCAATATCATTAAAAACAGCTGATTTGGATGGCGATGGGGACAAAGACATATTATTAGCTACTTATTATGATAACTCACTAATCTGGTATGAAAATTTAGATGGCAATGGAACATTTGGTCTAAAAAGGATAATTAGTTCTGGAGTAAGTGAACCCACCTCGGTATTTGCAGCGGATATTGACAATGATGGTGATCATGATATAATTTCAACGAGTAATATTAATGATTTTGTTGCATGGCAGGAAAATATTGATGGCGCTGGTAATTTCGGTCCTTTACAATACATTGGTTCTAATATAGATGGAGCAATTGGCATAAATGTGGAAGATATTGATAGCGATGGTGATAATGATGTATTCTTTGCAGCCAAAAACGACAATTATTTTGGCTTCTTTGAAAACCTGAATGGTCAAGGGTCCTTTTCCTCAGCCAGAATAGTATCTGATAAGGTTAGCTTACCAACGGGTATCAAAATCGCAGACGTTGATAATGACGGAAATTTGGATGTGATGTGCATAGCCGCCAAAAGTGCTAAAATTAGTTGGTATAAAAATGAAGATGGGATGGGTAATTTTGGAAACCAAAATATAATAGTTGAAGACGTTGACTATATAGAAAAAATAACTTCGGCTGATTTGGATGGTGATGGGGATCTGGATTTAATATCTGCATCAAATAACGACTATGCATCTGGGAATAGTTTAATTGCGTGGTTCGAAAATATAGATGGACACGGAAATTTTGGAAAACCAAAAGGGATAGATTATCCTAATCATGCGGTCTATATACGGGCTGCAGACGTTGATGGTGATAATGATATAGACCTCATTGCTGGCACACATTCTCCAAATATAAAAAAAATTGTCTGGTACGAAAATCTTGATGGTTTGGGGAATTTTGGACCTGTAAATGATATCTCAAATAGCGTTGTAAATATTTTAACTGCTTTGGAAGTAGCAGATATAGATGGGGATAATGATATTGACATTTTGTTTAGAAGTAGTTCTTCATTTGGATGGATGGAAAACACGGATGGACTCGGAAATTTTAACGTCCAACACGACCTTCCGTCATTCGCCGGAACTTATTCCGATACTTTTCCAGCAGACTTAGATAATGATGGCGATATTGATATATTAAGCCTACGTTTTTCAGGTACCGGACAGGCAACTTGGCTTAAGAATTTAGATGGCATGGGCAACTTTAGTGATGAAATCTTAATTTATCAATTAGCAGGCGGTCGCGTTCGTTTATTAAATGCTGTAGATATGGATATGGATGGAGACATGGATGTAGTAATTGGCGCAACAGATTCAGATGAAAATCTAATTTGGGTTGAAAATACTGATGGTAATGGAAGTTTTGGAAATGTAACTGTAATTACGCAAGAAGGATTACCAAATGAAGTTGCCTTTGGAGATTTAGATAATGATAATGATATGGATGTTGCCTTTACCCACTATTACCAAAATAAAATTGGTTGGATTGAAAATATTGACGGGCAGGGAAATTTCGGAGCTGAAATAATTTTAACTGATAATGTTTACGAAGCAAATGACGTTTTAATAACTGATTTGGACGGGGATCTGGATATGGATATTGTTGCTTCATCATATATAGATTGTCAAATTATATGGTATAAAAACACGTTTATACTATCCCTTCTACAAAACAGCACATTTTCTTTTTCAATATATCCAAATCCAACAACCCAAATAGTGAATATTGAAAGTGCGACCAAAATAGTAGGTGCAAAAATATACAACAACCTTGGTCAACTTCTCCTGAGTGAATCAGACCCAAATGGAATCAATTTTCTCAATATCGATAATCTATATACCGGCATTTATTTTTTAAAAGTGACGGATACTGCTCAAAAAAGTAGTACCAAGAAGTTTATAAAGCAAAATTGA
- a CDS encoding SOS response-associated peptidase has protein sequence MCYHTKLTADKRLIEAEFDAEFYEPELYVPKEAINGFAFAKNPIVLDEDKGHISMANWGLIPFWAKDDSIRKMTLNSRIETAASKPAFRNSVKNRCLVIADAFYEWQWLDAKGKEKQKYIIKPTAQEIFGFAGFYSEWINPSTGENMTTYTIATTEANELMEEIHNNKKRMPIILKKENRRDWLEGGALENFQFPYEVTLTAKAI, from the coding sequence ATGTGCTACCACACCAAACTAACTGCTGATAAAAGGCTGATTGAAGCAGAATTTGATGCCGAATTTTACGAACCGGAACTGTATGTTCCCAAAGAGGCTATCAATGGTTTTGCTTTTGCGAAAAATCCTATTGTTCTCGACGAGGATAAGGGGCATATCAGCATGGCAAACTGGGGCTTGATACCTTTTTGGGCAAAGGATGATTCCATAAGAAAGATGACATTGAATTCCCGAATTGAAACCGCCGCATCAAAACCCGCTTTTCGGAATTCCGTAAAAAACCGTTGTCTTGTGATTGCCGATGCCTTTTATGAATGGCAGTGGCTCGATGCGAAAGGAAAGGAAAAACAAAAATATATTATCAAGCCCACCGCTCAGGAAATCTTTGGCTTTGCAGGGTTTTACAGCGAATGGATCAATCCTTCAACCGGTGAAAACATGACTACCTATACAATAGCAACTACCGAAGCAAACGAGCTAATGGAGGAGATACACAACAATAAAAAAAGAATGCCCATAATATTAAAAAAGGAAAATAGAAGGGATTGGCTAGAAGGAGGCGCTTTGGAAAATTTTCAGTTTCCTTACGAAGTTACATTAACAGCTAAAGCTATATAA
- a CDS encoding SOS response-associated peptidase family protein, protein MCIEVSLNKTDLEIEDFFDAYFRVMCEYEPYSYRTALGFPNLYIIPQHDPDGIWPAHWGFIPANESDNILSFRQQYNLHAISIEKFLNLKYNKPSLNFGKCLILADGFYLNELIEGNKNRKIWKVTNGDGAKGKLFAFAGIYSLIDEELFSCCIITNPANKNVISLEREIPFILDDTFRKEWLREDLAEAALKSLLQFGFTKDRLKVTSYKGTAMYREEIHSYKKVVATQLNRKM, encoded by the coding sequence ATGTGTATTGAAGTCTCTTTAAATAAAACGGATTTAGAGATTGAGGATTTTTTTGATGCCTATTTTAGGGTGATGTGTGAGTATGAACCCTATTCTTATAGAACTGCGCTTGGTTTTCCAAATCTCTATATCATACCACAGCACGATCCCGATGGAATATGGCCCGCCCATTGGGGATTTATTCCCGCAAATGAAAGTGATAATATTCTTTCCTTTCGGCAACAATATAATCTGCATGCAATTTCTATCGAGAAGTTTTTAAATTTAAAATACAATAAGCCTTCCCTAAATTTTGGTAAGTGTTTAATTTTGGCAGATGGATTTTATTTAAACGAATTAATTGAGGGAAATAAAAATAGAAAAATTTGGAAGGTTACAAATGGTGATGGGGCAAAGGGCAAACTGTTTGCATTTGCGGGTATTTATTCCTTAATTGACGAAGAACTTTTTTCCTGCTGCATAATTACCAATCCTGCAAATAAAAATGTGATTTCCCTTGAAAGAGAAATTCCATTTATACTTGATGATACTTTTAGGAAAGAATGGTTACGGGAAGACCTTGCAGAAGCTGCCCTTAAATCCCTACTCCAATTTGGATTTACAAAAGACCGATTAAAAGTAACGTCCTATAAAGGAACAGCAATGTACCGGGAGGAAATTCATTCCTATAAAAAGGTAGTTGCAACCCAATTAAATCGCAAAATGTGA
- a CDS encoding SDR family oxidoreductase, with protein sequence MEKEKSKPKKFPSQTQSQPGEENKMKPQPEIIRENYKGSGKLKGKVAFITGGDSGIGRSVAVHFAREGASVAIVYLEENKDAKETKRMVEKEGSKCLILEGDLKDAKFCKKSIAECIKHYGKLNILVNNAAVQFPKDKLEQISEQQLTETFQTNIFAYFYIAKAALPHLKKGDVIIITSSVTAYRGSDHLMDYASTKGAIVSFTRSLSSNLASKGIRVNGVAPGPIWTPLIPATFDDVTDFGQDTPMGRAGQPSEVGPAYVFLASEDSSYITGQFIHINGGELIGG encoded by the coding sequence ATGGAAAAAGAGAAATCCAAACCAAAGAAATTTCCTTCCCAAACGCAATCTCAGCCCGGGGAGGAAAATAAAATGAAACCACAACCGGAGATTATTCGAGAAAATTATAAAGGCAGTGGTAAATTAAAAGGCAAAGTAGCATTTATTACCGGGGGAGACAGTGGTATTGGAAGGAGTGTAGCCGTACACTTTGCCAGGGAGGGTGCTTCTGTGGCCATTGTTTATTTAGAGGAAAACAAAGATGCAAAAGAAACCAAAAGGATGGTTGAAAAGGAAGGGAGCAAATGTTTAATATTGGAAGGAGACTTAAAGGATGCAAAGTTTTGTAAAAAGAGTATTGCTGAGTGTATAAAGCACTACGGGAAATTAAATATTTTAGTCAATAATGCCGCCGTACAATTTCCAAAAGACAAGCTGGAACAGATTTCGGAGCAACAATTAACGGAAACTTTTCAAACCAACATATTCGCATATTTTTATATAGCCAAGGCAGCGCTTCCTCATTTAAAGAAGGGAGACGTTATAATAATCACCAGTTCCGTAACCGCCTATAGGGGAAGTGATCATTTGATGGATTACGCCAGCACAAAGGGCGCTATTGTTAGTTTTACGCGCTCACTGTCCAGCAATCTTGCATCAAAGGGCATACGTGTAAACGGAGTAGCACCAGGCCCCATATGGACGCCCCTTATTCCCGCAACATTTGATGATGTAACTGATTTTGGTCAAGATACCCCGATGGGAAGAGCGGGACAACCCAGTGAGGTGGGTCCTGCCTATGTTTTTTTAGCCAGCGAGGACAGCAGTTATATAACGGGACAATTTATTCATATCAACGGGGGCGAACTTATAGGGGGATAA
- the dinB gene encoding DNA polymerase IV: protein MKKSILHLDLDTFFVSVERLLNSELLKKPVLVGGTGSRGVVAACSYETRKYGVRSGMAMKIAKQLCPQAIVIRGNAGTYMKYSNLITDVIRDSVPLFEKTSVDEFYVDLTGMDRFFGNYKFACELRKRIIKESGLPISFGLSQNKIVSKVATGEAKPNNQLKIDYGFEKAFLAPLSIRKIPMIGKATAQTLIHLGIDRVKLIQEMPVEMLTSVMGKNGQTIWNRANGIDSTPVIPYCERKSISNERTFNLDTIDVQRLRDTLTAMVDTLCYQLRLGNKMTGCVSVKIRYSDFQTYNKQIRIPYTSADHILIPAAMELFNKLYERRILVRLIGVKFSHLVGGHYQINLFDDNEKTLNLYKSLDHIRNRFGAGSVMKASTLDVRTVISGRNPFDGEPPILLAHRNQ from the coding sequence ATGAAAAAATCAATTCTCCATCTTGATTTGGATACTTTCTTTGTGTCGGTAGAGCGCTTGCTAAATAGCGAATTGCTAAAAAAGCCGGTATTGGTAGGGGGTACGGGCAGTAGAGGAGTGGTAGCCGCCTGTAGTTATGAAACCAGAAAATATGGTGTCCGCTCGGGGATGGCAATGAAAATCGCAAAACAACTTTGTCCCCAAGCAATTGTTATTCGTGGCAATGCGGGTACCTATATGAAGTACTCAAATCTTATCACGGATGTTATTCGTGATTCCGTCCCATTATTTGAAAAAACAAGTGTGGATGAGTTTTATGTTGACCTGACTGGCATGGACCGATTTTTTGGAAACTATAAGTTTGCTTGCGAACTGCGCAAACGTATTATCAAGGAATCGGGATTGCCAATTTCTTTCGGACTCTCCCAAAATAAAATAGTGAGCAAGGTGGCAACGGGTGAGGCCAAACCCAACAACCAGCTTAAAATTGATTACGGTTTTGAAAAGGCGTTTTTGGCGCCATTGTCCATCCGAAAAATACCGATGATCGGCAAAGCCACTGCCCAAACTTTAATCCACCTGGGGATTGATCGCGTAAAGCTCATCCAGGAAATGCCGGTGGAAATGCTTACTTCCGTTATGGGCAAGAACGGGCAGACCATCTGGAACCGTGCCAATGGAATTGACAGCACCCCCGTAATTCCCTATTGCGAACGCAAATCAATCTCCAATGAGCGCACATTCAATCTTGATACAATAGATGTCCAGAGACTCCGGGACACCCTTACCGCTATGGTAGATACCCTGTGTTACCAACTCAGGCTTGGAAATAAAATGACGGGTTGTGTCTCCGTAAAAATCAGATACTCCGATTTCCAGACCTATAACAAACAAATTCGCATTCCCTACACCAGTGCCGACCATATTCTAATACCCGCCGCAATGGAACTTTTTAATAAACTCTATGAACGCAGGATATTGGTTCGGCTAATAGGTGTAAAGTTTTCCCATTTGGTTGGCGGCCATTACCAAATTAACCTTTTTGACGATAACGAAAAGACATTGAACCTCTATAAATCCTTGGATCATATCCGTAACCGTTTCGGGGCAGGCAGTGTTATGAAGGCTTCCACACTGGATGTGCGGACCGTTATCTCCGGCCGTAATCCATTTGATGGCGAACCGCCCATTTTATTGGCCCATAGAAATCAATAA
- a CDS encoding DNA polymerase III subunit alpha — translation MYINCHTYYSLRYGVLSVPQLLQLAKEHTIESLALTDINSTSACLEFIREATKENLKPVVGADIRNGNTRCYVCLAKNNNGYLEINQFLTQYLHAKKDFPEIPPSFLNVITIIPFEKVLEYELESFAPNWYIGISVADLNKLKFSHLKQHTEKLVLLQSVTFCNQTHFNIHRLLRCIDLNIVLSKLPELEQGSANDKMYTLHELERRFEDFEYILSNTRSILNSCTIDFKFDEKRVNQNQATYLSNTQEDYEYLVSLVNQRIASRYKTITLKIKERIEKELHAIQQMDFVSYFLINYDIVQYAIKNDYPYIGRGSGANSVVAYILGITNVDPIELDLYFERFINLYRSSPPDFDIDFSWKDRDDVTRYIFERFPNTALMGTYVTFQFKAVVRELSKVFGLPKAEIDAFLKGDREHKKNDHYFKLVTKYATLIHGVPNYLSVHSGGIVITKNPVQAYCATFMPPKGFQTLQIDMHIAEAVGIFKFDILAQRGLSKIKDTIQLIRENQPEAQIRDIDDTTPFKNDPEINALLKVGDCMGVFYVESPAMRTLMTRLQTQDYLGLVAASSIIRPGVTNGGMKNAYIERHRFPEKRAEAHPVLLEIMPETYGVMVYQEDVLKVAHYFAGLSLAEADVLRRGMSGKGRSKEQFDALERKFYENCKEKGYTQKVIEEVWDQIKAFAGYAFAKGHSASYAVESYQSLYLKKYFPLEFMTAVLNNGGGFYNLDTYINEIFRCGGTVENPCINNSDHGNCIKGKTVYLGFGMIKDLDHRSIQKILNERQLFGLFKNFNDFLDRCKLGLEQLLLLIRLNSFRALEPNKHRLMWFAHLNNNSYKSQHNQPQLFKPKRVNYNLPLLKSEHIIDAYDNLELLGFTLHNDFNFIKPGNYPTTKARDLKNFVGREITILGKLVTSKTTKTSKGDYMAFSTFLDRKGVCFDSVQFPKVMTKYPVIGMGIYFIKGTVTEDLGYYAITTEQLVKVPRLPDPRFTEEQKTQKSISQ, via the coding sequence ATGTATATCAATTGCCATACATATTACTCTTTGCGGTACGGGGTGCTTTCAGTACCCCAACTCTTGCAATTGGCAAAAGAACATACTATCGAATCTTTGGCACTTACTGATATTAACAGTACCTCCGCCTGTCTGGAATTTATAAGGGAAGCAACAAAAGAAAACCTTAAACCCGTGGTTGGGGCCGATATTCGTAACGGAAACACCCGATGCTATGTCTGCTTGGCAAAAAACAATAATGGCTACCTGGAAATCAACCAATTTTTAACCCAATACCTTCATGCTAAAAAGGACTTCCCCGAAATCCCACCCTCATTTTTGAATGTAATAACTATTATTCCCTTTGAAAAAGTACTTGAATATGAACTGGAATCCTTCGCTCCAAATTGGTACATCGGCATTTCTGTAGCAGACCTTAACAAATTAAAATTCTCCCATCTAAAACAGCATACTGAAAAACTGGTGTTATTACAGTCTGTAACCTTCTGCAATCAAACACATTTCAATATCCACAGATTACTGCGGTGCATAGACCTAAATATTGTGTTAAGCAAATTGCCGGAACTAGAACAGGGAAGTGCCAACGATAAAATGTACACTCTACATGAACTCGAAAGGCGGTTTGAGGATTTTGAATATATCTTATCAAACACCCGGTCTATTTTAAACTCCTGTACTATTGATTTTAAATTTGATGAAAAGCGCGTGAATCAAAACCAAGCTACCTATCTTTCCAATACCCAAGAGGATTATGAATATCTGGTTTCCTTGGTAAACCAAAGGATAGCGTCCCGATATAAAACGATAACCCTCAAAATAAAGGAACGGATTGAAAAGGAACTTCATGCAATCCAGCAAATGGACTTTGTTTCTTACTTTTTAATCAATTACGATATTGTTCAATATGCGATAAAGAATGACTATCCCTACATTGGGCGGGGCAGTGGGGCAAATAGTGTTGTCGCTTATATTTTGGGGATTACCAATGTGGACCCGATTGAATTGGACCTCTATTTTGAACGTTTCATCAACCTGTATCGTTCCTCACCGCCTGACTTTGATATAGATTTTTCTTGGAAGGACAGGGATGATGTTACCCGCTATATTTTTGAACGTTTCCCAAATACCGCCCTTATGGGTACTTATGTAACGTTTCAATTCAAAGCAGTTGTTCGGGAGCTTTCCAAAGTATTTGGACTGCCAAAAGCCGAAATTGATGCGTTTTTAAAAGGCGACAGAGAGCATAAAAAAAATGACCATTACTTTAAACTGGTAACAAAATATGCCACTCTTATCCATGGGGTCCCAAATTACCTGAGTGTGCATTCTGGCGGTATCGTAATTACCAAAAACCCCGTACAGGCTTATTGCGCCACCTTTATGCCGCCCAAGGGTTTCCAAACCCTGCAGATAGATATGCACATTGCGGAAGCAGTAGGTATTTTTAAATTCGATATCCTTGCCCAACGCGGACTTTCAAAGATTAAAGATACCATTCAATTGATCAGGGAAAACCAACCCGAGGCCCAGATCAGAGACATTGATGATACCACTCCATTTAAGAATGATCCAGAAATTAACGCCCTTCTAAAAGTAGGGGACTGTATGGGCGTTTTTTATGTGGAGTCGCCCGCCATGCGTACCCTTATGACCCGTCTGCAGACCCAGGATTATTTAGGTCTGGTTGCCGCCAGTTCTATCATTCGTCCCGGCGTTACCAATGGCGGGATGAAGAATGCCTATATAGAGCGACATCGATTTCCAGAAAAAAGGGCAGAGGCACATCCCGTTCTTTTGGAAATTATGCCCGAGACCTATGGGGTAATGGTGTATCAGGAAGATGTTCTCAAAGTTGCACATTATTTTGCAGGCTTGAGTTTGGCCGAAGCAGATGTATTGCGAAGGGGAATGAGCGGCAAGGGCAGGAGCAAGGAACAATTTGATGCCCTGGAAAGGAAATTCTATGAAAACTGTAAAGAGAAGGGCTACACCCAAAAAGTGATAGAAGAAGTTTGGGATCAAATCAAAGCATTTGCCGGCTATGCGTTTGCCAAGGGACATTCGGCATCCTATGCGGTAGAGAGCTACCAGAGCCTGTACCTTAAAAAATATTTTCCATTGGAGTTTATGACTGCGGTTCTTAACAATGGCGGAGGCTTTTATAATCTGGACACCTATATAAACGAAATCTTCAGATGTGGCGGTACGGTTGAAAATCCTTGCATAAACAATAGCGACCACGGCAATTGCATAAAGGGGAAAACAGTGTACCTAGGTTTTGGGATGATAAAGGATCTGGACCATCGCAGTATTCAAAAAATACTCAATGAACGCCAACTTTTTGGTCTTTTCAAAAACTTTAATGATTTTTTGGATAGATGTAAATTGGGATTGGAACAGCTACTATTGCTAATCCGATTAAATTCCTTTAGAGCTTTAGAACCCAATAAACACAGATTAATGTGGTTTGCGCACCTAAACAACAATTCGTATAAAAGCCAGCACAACCAACCCCAATTATTTAAACCTAAACGGGTAAATTATAATTTACCCTTATTAAAAAGCGAACACATTATTGACGCCTATGACAATCTTGAATTGTTGGGCTTTACGTTACACAACGATTTCAATTTCATAAAACCAGGTAATTATCCCACCACCAAGGCAAGAGATTTAAAAAATTTTGTAGGTAGGGAAATTACAATTCTCGGCAAACTGGTCACCTCCAAAACTACAAAAACTTCAAAAGGAGACTATATGGCTTTTTCCACCTTCTTGGATAGAAAAGGGGTATGCTTTGATAGTGTCCAATTCCCAAAAGTAATGACCAAATATCCAGTGATAGGTATGGGAATTTACTTTATAAAAGGAACTGTAACTGAAGATCTGGGTTACTATGCTATAACTACAGAACAGCTGGTAAAAGTACCGCGTCTTCCTGACCCTCGATTTACCGAAGAACAAAAAACACAAAAATCAATTTCGCAATAA